One Pyrus communis chromosome 4, drPyrComm1.1, whole genome shotgun sequence genomic region harbors:
- the LOC137730812 gene encoding endoglucanase 5, which produces MTRNCNLTPCVLLALLLLGVLHLESAAATYFTYGEALDKTLMFFEAQRSGKLPETQRVNWRGDSGLKDGLAQGVNLVGGYYDAGDHVKFGLPMAFTVTMLSWGAVEYRKEISDLAQLGQTLRAIRWGTEYFMKAHPQPNVLWGQVGDGDSDHYCWERAEDMTTPRTSYKIDESHPGSDLAGETAAALASAAIAFKPYNSSYSALLLVHAKQLFTFADRFRGLYDESIGTAKNFYTSSGYSDELLWAAAWLFEATNDQYYLKYVVDNAVYMGGTGWAVKEFSWDNKYAGVQILLSKVLLEGRGGAYTSTLKQYQAKADYFACACLQKNDGYNVQKTPGGLLYVREWNNLQYVTSAAFLLAVYSDYLSAANTKLACPDGQAQPQELLNFAKSQADYILGKNPKSMSYIVGIGQNYPVHVHHRGASIPSVFTLHSAVECVQGFETWYHRPEANPNVIYGALVGGPDQNDNFSDDRSSYEQTEPTLSGTGPLVGLLSKLQSLNGIPSYNKGSPNSQPTIPREGANDHEEQNPVQAPETPIKLIHSIGNTWTVGKTTYYRHKVVLKNTSQKPISDVKLEIEDLKGSVWGLIPTPEKNIYELPQWHKVLQPGSECIFIYVQGGPQANVSIVSYH; this is translated from the exons ATGACGAGGAACTGCAACCTTACACCGTGCGTTTTGCTAGCCTTGCTACTACTCGGTGTTCTCCACCTTGAATCAGCCGCTGCGACATACTTCACCTACGGCGAGGCCCTGGACAAGACCTTGATGTTTTTCGAGGCACAAAGGTCAGGTAAGTTGCCGGAAACTCAGCGTGTCAACTGGCGCGGCGACTCGGGACTCAAGGACGGTCTTGCTCAAGGG GTGAACTTGGTAGGAGGGTATTATGATGCAGGTGATCATGTGAAATTTGGACTGCCGATGGCGTTTACAGTGACAATGCTTTCATGGGGAGCTGTTGAATACAGAAAGGAAATTTCGGATTTAGCACAACTGGGACAAACCTTACGGGCCATCCGATGGGGCACTGAGTACTTCATGAAAGCACATCCACAACCTAATGTTCTCTGGGGACAG GTAGGAGATGGGGACTCGGATCACTATTGCTGGGAGCGTGCAGAAGATATGACAACTCCAAGAACTTCTTACAAGATTGACGAAAGCCATCCCGGTTCGGACCTTGCTGGAGAAACTGCAGCCGCCTTGGCATCGGCCGCCATAGCTTTCAAGCCTTACAACTCTTCCTACTCTGCTCTCCTCTTAGTTCATGCAAAGCAG CTCTTCACGTTTGCGGATAGATTCAGAGGTCTATATGACGAGTCCATTGGCACTGCTAAGAATTTCTACACTTCATCAGGCTATTCG GATGAACTACTTTGGGCGGCGGCTTGGCTGTTCGAAGCGACGAACGATCAGTACTACCTCAAGTATGTGGTGGACAACGCCGTGTATATGGGCGGAACTGGATGGGCTGTCAAAGAATTCTCTTGGGATAACAAATATGCTGGTGTCCAAATCCTTCTCTCAAAG GTGTTGTTGGAGGGAAGAGGCGGTGCATACACTTCCACGCTAAAACAATATCAGGCCAAAGCAGATTACTTTGCATGTGCTTGTCTCCAGAAAAACGATGGCTACAATGTCCAGAAAACTCCTG GAGGACTATTGTACGTGAGGGAATGGAACAACTTGCAGTACGTGACATCGGCAGCATTTCTCCTAGCCGTCTACTCCGATTATCTCTCCGCCGCAAACACCAAGCTAGCTTGTCCCGACGGCCAAGCGCAGCCCCAAGAGCTCCTCAACTTCGCCAAGTCACAGGCAGACTACATACTCGGCAAAAACCCCAAGTCCATGAGCTACATAGTTGGGATTGGACAAAATTATCCAGTCCATGTCCACCACAGAGGCGCTTCAATTCCCTCTGTTTTTACTCTCCACTCTGCGGTCGAATGTGTGCAGGGTTTTGAGACGTGGTACCACCGCCCCGAGGCAAACCCCAACGTAATCTACGGTGCCCTTGTGGGAGGCCCTGACCAGAATGACAACTTCTCCGACGACCGCTCTAGTTATGAACAGACTGAGCCTACGCTTTCCGGCACTGGTCCCCTTGTTGGCCTCTTGTCTAAGTTGCAGAGTTTGAATGGCATCCCAAGTTATAATAAAGGCTCCCCAAACTCCCAGCCAACCATACCAAGGGAAGGTGCCAATGACCATGAAGAACAAAATCCAGTACAAGCTCCAG AGACCCCTATCAAACTGATTCACTCAATCGGCAACACATGGACTGTTGGGAAAACAACATATTATCGCCACAAGGTGGTACTGAAGAACACATCGCAGAAACCGATATCGGATGTGAAGCTGGAGATTGAAGATCTCAAAGGGTCTGTGTGGGGTCTCATCCCAACACCAGAAAAGAACATCTACGAGCTT